In Streptomyces sp. P9-A4, the genomic window TGCCGGGGGATACGGGAGCTGCCGGGGCGTCGGAGGAGGCAACGGCGTCGTCGGGGACGGCAGGGGACGCGGGGGCGTCGGGGGCAGCGGGGACAGCGGGGGAGGCGGGAGCCGTCGGGGCGTCCGGCCTCATCCCGTCGGTCTGGGTCGTCCCGTCGGTCTGGGTCGTCCCCTCGACCGTGTCCGTCCCCGACCCCGTCCCCGACCCCGCCCCCGGATCCACCGGCCCCACCGGCTCCGCCGCCGGGTCCGCCCACGCGATCGGCGCCTCCGCCGGCGGGTCGTCCTGCGGCCCGGGCGCCTTCGCACCCACCGGAGCGACTCCCGTGAGCGCCGTCATCGCGGCCAGCGCCCCCGTGCAGACCGTACGCAGCAGCTTGCGTGACACGTCATCACCTCCACGGGGATGATGACGCCTCACTTCATCTGATTACCGTACGAATAGGGGCGCGCCCGGCGGCCTCACCCGTCCGGCTCAGCGTCCCCGGAGCGGGCCCCGCCGCCCGGCTTCGACCACGGCCACCTCAGCTCGCGCCGCTCGCGGCCCTCGGGGGCGTACTCGTAGACCCAGCCCCGCTGGAGCCCGAGCCGCTTCGTGTAGCCCGCCGGTTCGCGCCGGTACGCGTACAGCATCGGCGGGCGCCCGTCGTGGGCCGGGACCGGGATCTCGTACCACTTCGGCGGGTGGCCGGTCGGGCCGAGCAGGATCGGCAGGACCCGGCCGTCGAGGGGGCCGCCGCGGAAGGGGGTGTTCTCGCTCTTCACCCCACCAGTCTCCCCTCCGGTCCGCCGTCCCGCCGGACCTCCCCACCGGTCACAGCAGGTGGGCCGCCCCGCCCACCACCGGCAGCACCCGCCGGGCCAGCCGCGCGACCGGTCCCTCGGGGGTCTCCTGGGCGAGGAGCAGCCCGATCACCCGCGCCGTCTCCTCGTCGCCCGCCGCGGTCGCCGCGAGCAGGGCGACGAGATGGTCCACCAGCCAGTCCCGCAGCTCCCCGGCCGGTGGCCGGGGGTCCTCGTCGAGCCAGATCAGCGAGGCCGCCTCCACGGCCGCGATCCACGTCCTGACCAGCATGCCGAGCCGGGGGCCCGGCTTCTCCGCCCCCAGATGGACGAGGATCTGCTCCGCGGCGGCCCGCCGCACCTCGTCGACGATGGCGCTGGTCCGGGAGGTCTCGGCGACGCTGCCGCCGCGCAGCAGGGCGCTGAACCCGGCGTCGTGGCCGTCGACGAAGGCCAGGTAGCGGTCGAGCACCCGGCCGAGCCGCTCGGTGGGCGGTCCGGCCGGCGGTTCGGCGAAGCAGCGGTTCAGGGCGTCGGCGGAGGAACGCAGGGCGGCTTCGTACAGCTGCTGCTTGCCGCCGGGGAAGTAGCGGTAGACGAGCGGCCGTGAGACGCCCGCCGCCTCGGCCACGTCGTCGAGCGAGACGTCCTCGGGCGACCGGTGCGCGAAGAGCTCCTGGGCGGCGTCGAGGAGCTGCCCGCGCCGCTCCTCGACGCTGAGCCGGCGGTACGCGGGGGTGGCGGGGCTCGTCATGCCCCGCAGGGTATCCGCAGCGGAACGCGCGGGGGTGTCCCGGAGCGGCCGTCCTCGTGACGCCACCGATCGGTCGTGTACGACTTGTTGACGATCCGTCTACCAACGTGTGAGCCTGGCTGGCAGGACCCGCTCCCGAAGGAGGCGTCAGTGTCGACGCGCGACCTCTACACCTCGGCTCCGTCCGCACCTGTCTGGCAGGTGCCCGCCACCGGCTCCGCCCGCTTCTCCTGGGACTACGACGACGGCCGCGAGCGTCTCCTCGCCCTCTACCAGAAGGGCAAGGACAAGCAGTGGGACGGCGCGACCCGCATCGACTGGGGCATCGAGGTCGACCCGTACGACCCGCTCGGCACCCCCGACGAGGTCCTGACCCTCCACGGCACCCGCCACTGGGCGAAGATGACCGAGAAGGACAAGGGCGACCTGCGCCGGCACTACTCCTCCTGGCAGTTCAGCCAGTTCCTCCACGGCGAGCAGGGCGCCATGATCTGCGCCGCCCGGATCGTCGAGTCCGTGCCCGACCTCGACGCCAAGTTCTACTCGGCCACCCAGACCATGGACGAGGCCCGGCACGCCGAGATCTACGGGCGCTTCCTGCACGACAAGATCGGCATGCTCTACCCGATCAACGACAACCTCCAGGGCCTGCTGGACGACACCCTGCGCGACTCCCGCTGGGACATGCCCTACCTCGGCATGCAGGTCCTCATCGAGGGGCTCGCGCTCGCCGCGTTCGGTATGATCCGCGACACCACCGACAAGCCGCTGCCGAAGCAGATCCTCGCGTACGTGATGCAGGACGAGGCCCGGCACGTGGCCTTCGGGCGGATGGCCCTGCGCGACTACTACAAGCAGCTCACCGACGCCGAACTCCGCGAGCGCGAGGAGTTCGTCATCGAGGGCTGCTATCTGATGCGCGACCGGCTGCGCGGCGTCGAGGTCCTGGAGAACTTCGGCATCCCGAAGAGGGAGGCGGAGGAACTCAGCGAGCAGAGCGAGTTCCTCCAGCTCTTCCGCAAGCTCCTCTTCAGCCGGATCGTCCCCTGCGTCAAGGACATCGGCCTGTGGGGCGAACGCCTCCAGAAGGCCTACCTCGACATGGGCGTCTTCGATCTCGGCGACTCCAACCTCGACCTGCTGATGACCCAGGACGAGGAGATCGCGGAGGCGCTCGACGCGGAGCGCTTCGCGCGGGAGGAACGGGCCCGGGTCACGGAGGTCGCGGACGCGATCGAGGCGGGGGCGGTGGAGGCGTAGGGGGAAGTCCGGGAGACCGCACCCGGCGGACCGCACCCCGCCACCGCACCCGGCGGACCCCGTTGTCATACGTCTGACGTAGCGTGCTCGTCATGACCATGCCGCCCTCGCCGAGCCAGCCGCCCCACCAGCCGTACGGCGGACCCGTACCGCCCCCGCAGCACCCCGGGCCGTACGGCTCCCCCCAGGGCTTCCCGCAGCAGGGTCACCCCCAGCCGGGCCACCCGCCGCACGGCGTCCCCCCGCAGTACCCGGGGCCCGGCGCCGGGGCCTGGGGGCAGCCGCCCATGGGGCCGCCGCCGAAGAAGAAGATGTCGGCCGGGGCGATCGTCGCCATCGTCCTCGGATCGCTGGTCGTGGTCGGCGGTCTCGGCTACGCGGCCAAGGCCGGGCTCGCGGGCGTCACCGGGTCCTTCCCCGAGGCGACGCACAAGCTCGTCGTCCCCAAGACCCTCCTCGGCGGGAAGTACACCCTCGTCTCCGACCTGTCCGACACCCAGGGCAAGGAGATCGAGGACACCCCCGACCTCACGGTGAAGGACGCGACGGCGGCGGTCGGGCAGTACAGCGGCAAGGACGGGGCCGTCCTCGTCCTCTCCGGAATGTACGGACGCATCAAGAGCGGCGAGGCCAGCCGCGCGTCCATCCTGGAGGGCGCCGCCAAGGACAAGGGCTCCACGCTCGTCGTCGGGCCCGAGGAGTTCACCCCCGCCGGGTACGGCGTGACCGTGAGCTGCCAGGTCACCACGTCGAAGACCGCGCTCGGCACGACCACGCTCCCCATGTGCGCCTGGGGCGACGACAACACCGCGGCGGCCGTCGCCCTCGTCGACCCCGCGTCGGCCACCGCCGACCCCAAGGGAATCGACCTGGCCGCACTCGCCGAGACCACGGCCAAGGTCCGGGCGGAGACCCGCAAGCCGCTCGACTGACACCGCCGCCCGGCCGGCGCGCCCCGCGTGCTGGTCACCTCCGCGCCTCCGCCTCCAGCCGCAGCGCCTCCTCCATCACCGCCTTGGCGACGGGGGCCGCGCTGCCGCCCCCGCTGATGTCCGTACGGGAGGCCTCCGCGTCCTCCACGACCACCGCGACCGCGACCGCCGGCTGGGCGGAGTCCTCGGCCTGCGCCCAGGCGATGAACCAGGCGTACGGGGTCCCCGTGTTGCCGAAGCCGTGCTGCGCGGTGCCCGTCTTGCCGCCGACCCGGGCGCCGGGGATCGCCGCGTTCGTGCCCGTGCCCTCCTCGACCGCCTTCACCATCAGCCGCTGGAGCTGGATCGCGGTCGAGGGGTTCATCGCCTGCCGGTAGCTGCGGCGGCCCGTCCGGTCCACGGTCGTGCCGCCGGAGGTGGTGGTGCGGTCGACGAGGTACGGACGGGCGATCTCGCCGTTGTTGGCGACGGCCGACGCCACCATGGCCATCTGGAGTGGCGTCGCGGTCGTGTCGAACTGCCCGATCGACGAGAGGGCCAGCTGGTCCGGGCTCATCTTCCGGTCGAAGTTGGACTTCGCCACCCAGGACGGCACCCGGAGCCCGGTGTCGTTGAAGCCGAACCGCTCCACCGCGTCGACCATCCCGGCGAGGCCCACCTTCACCCCGAGGCCGGCCATCACCGTGTTGCACGACCACTGGATCGCGGCGGCGAGCGACGCGTCGGCGCAGCCCGTCGCCTCGTTGGGCAGCACCTGCCGGGTGCCGGGCAGCACGAAGGGGTCCGGGGTGTCGGTGGGCGCGTCCACGTCGCGGACCACCCCCGCGTCCAGGGCCGCCGCCGCCGTCACGATCTTGAACGTGGAGCCCGGCGGGTACGTCTGCCGCAGCGCCCGGTTCAGCATCGGCTGGTTGGGCGAGGTGTTGAGCCGTCGCCAGGCGTCCTCGACCTCCCGGCCGGTGCCGGACAGGACGCCGGGGTCGTACGAGGGGGAGCTGACGAGCGCCAGGACGCGCCCGCTGGACGGTTCGACGGCGGCGACCGCGCCCCGCTTCCCGTCGAGACCCCGGTAGGCGGCCTCCTGCATCGAGGACCGGATCGTCGTCACCACGTCGCCGCCGGGCTGCCGGCCCCGGGTGAGGTCGTTCCAGAGCGGCAGCGGCGCCAGCATCGGGTCCGTACCGGCCAGGACCGCGTCCTCGGCGTGCTCGACGAGGGTCGTGCCGTACGTCTGCGAGGAGTAGCCGGTCACCGGTGCGTACAACGGGCCCTGGGGGTAGGTCCGTTCCCAGCGCAGCTGCTGCCCGCTGTCCCGGGAGGACGTCACCGGCTTCCCGTCGACGACGATCTCGCCGCGCGGCTCGGTGTACCGGTCGATGGCGATCCGCCGGTTGGCCGGGTTGTCGTCGAGCGAGTCGGCCTCGAAGACCATCACACGGGCGGCGTTGACGAGCAGTGCCACCAGGAGGACCAGACAGAGCGCGGCGGCCCGCCGGGCGTACCGGATCACGTGGTTCTCCCCGGGGCGTACGGCCTGGTCACGAGGCACCCTCCTTCACGGGCGCGAGCGTCCCGGTGTCGGCGTCGTCGGGCTGGGGCGCGCGGGCCGAGTCGCTGACGCGGATGAGGAGCGCCACGATCACCCAGTTGGTCACCACCGACGAGCCGCCCTGGGCCAGGAACGGCATCGCCATGCCGGTCAGCGGGATCAGCCCCATCACCCCGCCCGCGATCACGAAGACCTGGAGCGCCACGATCGAGGCGAGCCCGATCGCGAGGAGCCGCCCGAAGGGGTCGCGCAGCGAGAGGCCGGCGCGGTAGCCGCGGGCGACGAGCAGCGCGTACAGCAGGAAGAGCGCGGTCAGTCCGGAGAGGCCCAGTTCCTCGCCGGCCGTGGCGAGGATGAAGTCGGACTTGGCGGCGAAGCCGATGAGGACGGAACGGCCGAGACCGAGCCCCGTGCCGAGCATCCCCCCGGCCGCGAAGGCGAACAGCGACTGGGCGAGCTGTCCGGGGCCGTCGCCCGCCCGGATGGAGGCGAAGGGGTCGAGCCAGTCCTGCACCCGGCTGTGCACATGGGGTTCGAGGGAGCCGACGAGGAAGGCCCCGGCGGAGGCGAGGACGAGCCCGACCGCGATCCAGCCGATGCGGCCGGTGGCCACGTACAGCATGATCACGAAGATCCCGAAGAAGAGCAGCGAGGTGCCCAGGTCCCGTTCGAGGACGAGGACCCCGACGCTCAGCAGCCAGATCGCCACGATCGGCCCGAGCACCCGCCCGGTCGGGAACTGGAACTTCCAGATCCGGCGGCCGGTGTACGCGAGCGCGTTGCGGTTGGCGGCGAGGTAGGCGGCGAAGAAGACCGCGAGCAGGATCTTGGCGAACTCGCCCGGCTGGAAGGAGAGACCGCCGATCCGGATCCAGATCTTGGCGCCGTTCACCGCCGGGAAGAAGATCGGCAGGATCATCAGGGCGAGCGCGGCGGCCACCGACACGTACGCGTACCCCTGGAGCGCCCGATGGTCGCGGAGCAGCAGCACGACCACGATGAACAGGCCCACCCCCAGCGTCGACCAGACCAGCTGGGTCGCCGCCGCCTGGTCGTTCGGTGTCTCCAGGTCGAGGCGGTAGATCAGCACCAGACCGAGGCCGTTGAGCAGGACCGCGATCGGCAGCAGCAGCGGATCGGCGTACGGGGCACGGAACCTGACCGCGAGATGGGCGAGGAGCGCGAGCAGCCCGAGCCCGGCCCCGTAGCGGGCCGCGTCCGGCGGTACGGCTCCGCTGCGGGCGAGGCCGACCTCGGCGTAGCCGTAGACGGAGATGAGGACGGCGCAGACGAGGAGGGAGAGTTCCACGCCGCGGCGCTTCGGGATGCGTACCCCGGGCGGGGGAGCGTCCGGGCGCGGTGCGGTCATGGCCGCAACGTAGCAAGCGGTATGCCCTATGTCCCTTTTGTGTGACGGTGTGCCGTGGAGTGCGCGCCGTCAGTCCGCCGGCTCGGCCGGGGCGGGAGGCACGTACTCCGGCAGCCGCAGCCGGGCCTCGGCGCCCCCGTCCGGGGCGACGGCGAAGACCAGCTCGGCGCCGATGACCTCCGTCTGCCCGACCGCGATCGTCAGACCGAGGCCGTGCCCCTTGCCGCCGCTCTCGGTGCGGAAGCGCTGCGGCCCCGAGTCCAGCAGATAGCGGGGGTAGCCGGGCCCGTGGTCCCGGACCGAGACCAGCGGCCCGTCCACCGTCACCACCACCGGCGGCGCCCCGTGCCGGTGCGCGTTGGCCACCAGGTTGCCGAGCACGCGCTCGACGCGCCGCCGGTCCGTCACCAC contains:
- a CDS encoding ferritin-like domain-containing protein → MSTRDLYTSAPSAPVWQVPATGSARFSWDYDDGRERLLALYQKGKDKQWDGATRIDWGIEVDPYDPLGTPDEVLTLHGTRHWAKMTEKDKGDLRRHYSSWQFSQFLHGEQGAMICAARIVESVPDLDAKFYSATQTMDEARHAEIYGRFLHDKIGMLYPINDNLQGLLDDTLRDSRWDMPYLGMQVLIEGLALAAFGMIRDTTDKPLPKQILAYVMQDEARHVAFGRMALRDYYKQLTDAELREREEFVIEGCYLMRDRLRGVEVLENFGIPKREAEELSEQSEFLQLFRKLLFSRIVPCVKDIGLWGERLQKAYLDMGVFDLGDSNLDLLMTQDEEIAEALDAERFAREERARVTEVADAIEAGAVEA
- a CDS encoding TetR/AcrR family transcriptional regulator, producing the protein MTSPATPAYRRLSVEERRGQLLDAAQELFAHRSPEDVSLDDVAEAAGVSRPLVYRYFPGGKQQLYEAALRSSADALNRCFAEPPAGPPTERLGRVLDRYLAFVDGHDAGFSALLRGGSVAETSRTSAIVDEVRRAAAEQILVHLGAEKPGPRLGMLVRTWIAAVEAASLIWLDEDPRPPAGELRDWLVDHLVALLAATAAGDEETARVIGLLLAQETPEGPVARLARRVLPVVGGAAHLL
- a CDS encoding peptidoglycan D,D-transpeptidase FtsI family protein, which produces MIRYARRAAALCLVLLVALLVNAARVMVFEADSLDDNPANRRIAIDRYTEPRGEIVVDGKPVTSSRDSGQQLRWERTYPQGPLYAPVTGYSSQTYGTTLVEHAEDAVLAGTDPMLAPLPLWNDLTRGRQPGGDVVTTIRSSMQEAAYRGLDGKRGAVAAVEPSSGRVLALVSSPSYDPGVLSGTGREVEDAWRRLNTSPNQPMLNRALRQTYPPGSTFKIVTAAAALDAGVVRDVDAPTDTPDPFVLPGTRQVLPNEATGCADASLAAAIQWSCNTVMAGLGVKVGLAGMVDAVERFGFNDTGLRVPSWVAKSNFDRKMSPDQLALSSIGQFDTTATPLQMAMVASAVANNGEIARPYLVDRTTTSGGTTVDRTGRRSYRQAMNPSTAIQLQRLMVKAVEEGTGTNAAIPGARVGGKTGTAQHGFGNTGTPYAWFIAWAQAEDSAQPAVAVAVVVEDAEASRTDISGGGSAAPVAKAVMEEALRLEAEARR
- a CDS encoding FtsW/RodA/SpoVE family cell cycle protein; protein product: MTAPRPDAPPPGVRIPKRRGVELSLLVCAVLISVYGYAEVGLARSGAVPPDAARYGAGLGLLALLAHLAVRFRAPYADPLLLPIAVLLNGLGLVLIYRLDLETPNDQAAATQLVWSTLGVGLFIVVVLLLRDHRALQGYAYVSVAAALALMILPIFFPAVNGAKIWIRIGGLSFQPGEFAKILLAVFFAAYLAANRNALAYTGRRIWKFQFPTGRVLGPIVAIWLLSVGVLVLERDLGTSLLFFGIFVIMLYVATGRIGWIAVGLVLASAGAFLVGSLEPHVHSRVQDWLDPFASIRAGDGPGQLAQSLFAFAAGGMLGTGLGLGRSVLIGFAAKSDFILATAGEELGLSGLTALFLLYALLVARGYRAGLSLRDPFGRLLAIGLASIVALQVFVIAGGVMGLIPLTGMAMPFLAQGGSSVVTNWVIVALLIRVSDSARAPQPDDADTGTLAPVKEGAS